A stretch of Lathyrus oleraceus cultivar Zhongwan6 chromosome 6, CAAS_Psat_ZW6_1.0, whole genome shotgun sequence DNA encodes these proteins:
- the LOC127097864 gene encoding delta(8)-fatty-acid desaturase 1: protein MTETQPLVKPTYISLQELQKHNKRGDAWIAIDGKIYDVSKWANYHPGGEVPLLNLAGHDVTDAFLAFHPPSAYKHLDAFFTGNYLRDYTVSEVSRDYRSLFSELTKLGLFEDKGHGVLILLSLIVVMFCISVYGVLFSDNMVVHVLSGGLMGFLWIQSGWLGHDSGHYQIMVNRKWNRFVQILSGNVLAGISIGWWKWNHNAHHLACNSLDFDPDLQHLPFFVVSSKFFVSLTSCFYGRKMNFDSFARFLVSYQHWSYYPVMCFARLNLFAQSFFLLLSNRKVPNRKMELLGLLAFWIWYPLLVSFLPNWRERALFVMASFAVTGIQHVQFTLNHFSASVYVGPPTAHDWFEKQASGTLDVKCSSWMDWFHGGLQFQVEHHLFPRLPRRNLRKIAPLVKDLCKKHNLPYTCVSFWKANVLTVQTLRNAALQARDLTKPVPRNLVWEAVNTHG, encoded by the coding sequence ATGACGGAAACTCAACCCTTGGTAAAACCAACCTACATTTCATTACAAGAACTTCAAAAACACAACAAACGTGGCGACGCATGGATCGCCATTGACGGCAAGATCTACGACGTTTCAAAATGGGCCAACTACCATCCCGGCGGTGAAGTTCCTCTCCTTAACCTCGCCGGCCATGACGTCACCGACGCATTCCTCGCTTTCCACCCTCCCTCCGCCTACAAACATCTCGACGCATTCTTCACCGGAAATTACCTTCGTGATTATACTGTCTCTGAAGTGTCTCGTGATTACCGGAGTTTGTTCTCCGAACTCACCAAATTAGGTTTATTCGAGGATAAAGGACACGGTGTTTTGATCTTGCTTTCGTTGATTGTTGTTATGTTCTGTATCAGTGTTTATGGTGTTCTGTTTTCTGATAACATGGTTGTTCATGTGCTTTCGGGTGGTTTGATGGGGTTTCTGTGGATTCAAAGTGGTTGGCTTGGTCATGATTCTGGTCATTATCAGATCATGGTGAACCGGAAATGGAATCGGTTTGTTCAGATCCTTTCTGGTAATGTTCTCGCTGGTATAAGCATTGGATGGTGGAAATGGAATCATAATGCTCATCATCTTGCCTGTAATAGTCTTGATTTTGATCCCGATCTTCAACATTTACCGTTTTTTGTGGTGTCTTCGAAGTTTTTCGTTTCCCTTACCTCTTGTTTTTATGGTAGGAAGATGAACTTTGATTCTTTTGCTAGGTTCTTGGTTAGTTACCAGCATTGGAGTTATTACCCTGTTATGTGTTTTGCTAGGCTCAATTTGTTTGCTCAATCGTTTTTCCTGTTACTGTCCAATAGAAAAGTTCCTAACAGAAAGATGGAGCTTTTAGGGTTGCTTGCTTTTTGGATTTGGTACCCTTTATTGGTTTCCTTTTTGCCTAATTGGCGTGAAAGGGCTTTGTTTGTGATGGCTAGTTTTGCTGTGACTGGTATTCAACATGTTCAGTTCACTTTGAATCATTTCTCTGCGAGTGTTTATGTCGGTCCTCCGACTGCTCATGACTGGTTTGAGAAGCAAGCTAGTGGAACTCTTGATGTTAAGTGTTCGTCTTGGATGGATTGGTTTCATGGTGGTTTGCAGTTTCAGGTCGAACACCATCTGTTTCCGCGGCTTCCGCGGCGTAATCTAAGGAAAATCGCGCCATTGGTTAAGGATCTGTGCAAGAAACATAACCTTCCTTACACTTGTGTGTCTTTCTGGAAGGCTAATGTACTTACCGTTCAGACGTTGAGGAATGCTGCTTTGCAGGCACGGGATCTTACGAAACCAGTTCCAAGAAATTTGGTTTGGGAAGCTGTTAATACTCATGGATGA